A single window of Onychostoma macrolepis isolate SWU-2019 chromosome 16, ASM1243209v1, whole genome shotgun sequence DNA harbors:
- the sh3bp5b gene encoding SH3 domain-binding protein 5b, producing MDSSDKENRSDEEFESPEEEEVDPRIQGELEKLNQSTDDINRCETELEDARQKFRSVLVEATLKLDELVKKIGKAVEESKPYWEARRVARQTQLEAQRSTQDFQRATEVLRAAKETIALAEQRLLEDDKRQFDSAWQEMLNHATQRVMEAEQIKTRSELLHKETAAKYTAAMSRMKQLEKKLKRTINKSKPYFEMKAKYYLQLEQLKKNVDDLQAKLTQAKGEYKSALRNLEMISDEIHERRRSSGIGPRERGVGAEGDGIIGEDLSGFKLESDGISMASGSYEDENCSTSAMSEEDSETQSNSSFSSGPNSPLDLPCPFSSSSSSSSGSPTSTSPTPSSRPCSLDLPSTVSLSDFSLMSPILGPRSECSGASSPECDLERGDRAEGAEAVLDNVLNNNSISNTNTKTTFGLDSRFRLLSLKLSRNESRKTVGRDPLGLAQHPSPATILLDGM from the exons atggacagcTCAGACAAGGAGAACAGGTCGGATGAAGAATTTGAATCACCCGAGGAAGAAGAGGTGGACCCGAGAATTCAG GGAGAGCTTGAGAAGCTGAATCAATCCACAGATGACATCAACAGATGTGAAACTGAGCTTGAG GATGCCAGGCAAAAGTTTCGCTCTGTGCTGGTGGAAGCTACTCTAAAGTTAGATGAGCTGGTGAAGAAGATTGGGAAAGCGGTGGAGGAATCGAAACCGTACTGGGAGGCCCGGCGGGTGGCACGGCAG ACTCAGCTGGAAGCACAGAGATCCACACAAGACTTCCAGAGGGCCACGGAGGTACTGCGGGCGGCCAAAGAGACCATCGCCCTGGCTGAACAGAGGCTGTTGGAGGATGATAAGCGGCAATTTGACTCTGCTTGGCAAGAGATGCTTAACCACGCAACACAGCGA GTGATGGAGGCCGAGCAGATAAAAACACGCAGTGAGCTATTGCACAAGGAGACTGCTGCTAAATACACTGCAGCCATGAGCCGTATGAAACAGCTGGAGAAGAAGCTCAAACGCACCATCAACAAGTCTAA GccctactttgaaatgaaggcAAAATATTACTTGCAGCTTGAG CAACTGAAGAAGAATGTGGATGACCTACAGGCCAAGCTGACACAGGCTAAAGGGGAATATAAATCAGCCCTGAGAAACCTGGAGATGATCTCCGATGAGATCCATGAGCGCAGACGCTCCTCAGGCATAGGCCCGCGGGAGAGAGGCGTAGGGGCAGAGGGTGATGGTATCATTGGTGAAGACTTGTCTGGCTTCAAATTGGAGTCTGATGGAATTTCGA TGGCATCTGGCTCCTACGAGGATGAAAACTGCAGCACCAGTGCCATGTCCGAGGAAGACTCGGAGACTCAGTCAAACAGTAGCTTCAGTTCTGGGCCGAACAGCCCTCTGGACTTGCCCTGTCCtttctcctcctcatcctcctcttcctctggcTCTCCGACCTCCACCTCCCCCACCCCTTCCTCTCGCCCCTGCAGTCTGGACTTGCCCAGCACCGTCTCTTTGTCTGACTTTAGCCTGATGTCTCCCATCCTCGGCCCACGCAGCGAATGCAGCGGCGCCTCCTCCCCTGAGTGTGACCTAGAGAGAG GTGACCGAGCAGAAGGTGCCGAGGCCGTACTGGACAACGTTCTCAATAACAACAGCATCAGCAACACCAACACCAAAACAACCTTTGGCCTGGATAGCCGTTTCCGCCTGCTGTCTCTAAAACTTAGCCGAAACGAAAGCAGAAAAACCGTTGGCCGAGACCCCCTGGGTCTGGCTCAGCACCCCTCCCCAGCCACAATCCTGCTGGATGGGATGTGA